In Deinococcus proteolyticus MRP, a single genomic region encodes these proteins:
- a CDS encoding hemolysin family protein, which translates to MSAALSVLIILVMVAVNALYVAAEFATVGSRRSRVQEAAEAGSRPAAGLLTILQDSRKLDDYVAACQIGITLSSLVAGSFGQARLTPLLTPYFGAAGQAAAIIAVLLLVTALQVVLGELLPKTVALRYPERLAMATLAPMRLSQWLFTPLIRLFNGSAFALMKAGGLGGDHSHAHVHSPEELEGLYRESAAGGLIDAAERDMLAGVLNVDQRMVREIMTPRTRLVTVPGSARVRDIVPQLSSSAYSRFPVMGQQPDELVGIVHLRNLFLAAAKNPEARVDQVMQQPLIVAETVTVPELWQVLREAGRHSAMIINEYGAVAGMVTLEDALEEIFGELQDEFDQEEEPIVEQGEVVSARGDVLLDVLNDRFGLRLPADEVDTVSGLMWQELGRLPVVGDELQLEDGTMVRVDSMERRSVRRVSLRLPGGDA; encoded by the coding sequence ATGAGCGCCGCTCTGTCGGTGCTGATTATCCTCGTGATGGTGGCCGTGAACGCACTGTATGTGGCCGCCGAGTTCGCTACGGTGGGGTCGCGCCGCTCGCGGGTCCAGGAAGCCGCCGAGGCGGGCAGCCGCCCTGCGGCGGGCCTGCTGACCATCTTGCAGGACTCCAGAAAACTGGACGACTATGTGGCGGCCTGCCAGATCGGAATTACGCTGAGCAGCCTGGTGGCCGGTTCCTTCGGGCAGGCGCGGCTGACACCGCTGCTCACGCCATATTTCGGGGCCGCCGGACAGGCTGCAGCGATCATCGCCGTGCTGCTGCTGGTCACGGCCCTGCAGGTGGTGCTGGGCGAACTGCTTCCCAAGACCGTGGCCCTGCGCTACCCCGAGCGGCTGGCTATGGCGACCCTGGCCCCTATGCGGCTGAGCCAGTGGCTGTTTACCCCGCTGATCCGGCTGTTCAACGGTTCGGCTTTTGCGCTGATGAAAGCCGGCGGCCTGGGCGGCGACCACAGCCATGCACACGTCCACTCTCCTGAAGAGCTGGAGGGGCTGTACCGCGAGAGCGCGGCCGGCGGCCTGATTGACGCAGCGGAACGTGACATGCTGGCCGGCGTACTGAACGTGGACCAGCGAATGGTGCGCGAGATCATGACCCCCCGCACGCGGCTGGTGACCGTTCCGGGCAGTGCGCGGGTGCGCGACATCGTGCCGCAGCTGAGCAGCAGCGCCTACTCCCGTTTTCCCGTGATGGGTCAGCAGCCCGACGAGCTGGTGGGCATCGTGCATCTGCGCAACCTGTTTCTGGCAGCGGCCAAGAATCCCGAAGCCAGGGTCGATCAGGTGATGCAGCAGCCCCTGATCGTCGCGGAAACGGTGACGGTGCCGGAGCTGTGGCAGGTGCTGCGTGAGGCGGGCCGACATAGCGCCATGATCATCAACGAGTACGGCGCCGTGGCTGGGATGGTCACGCTGGAAGACGCCCTGGAAGAGATTTTCGGCGAGCTGCAAGACGAGTTTGACCAGGAGGAGGAACCGATTGTGGAGCAGGGCGAGGTGGTCTCGGCCCGCGGCGACGTGCTGCTGGACGTCCTGAACGACCGCTTCGGCCTGAGGCTGCCGGCGGACGAGGTCGATACAGTAAGTGGCCTGATGTGGCAGGAGCTGGGACGCCTTCCGGTGGTAGGCGACGAGCTGCAGCTGGAAGACGGCACGATGGTGCGCGTAGACAGCATGGAACGGCGCTCGGTCCGCCGCGTGAGTCTGCGCCTGCCCGGAGGTGACGCATGA
- a CDS encoding TrkH family potassium uptake protein, which produces MNSAFSLHFRRFGLSRFSPAQLIALTFGAAILGGTLLLWLPLSHEPGQTVSLLQALFMATSAVCVTGLGVVDIGTTFSPFGEAVMLLLVQFGGLGLITVGTMTALLLRRRVGVRSRLNAAQQVNASRLGEAPALVRTVVLSALAIELAGALLLAPDFIAREGLQRGLYYALFHSVSAFNNAGFSLYPTGLTGLVGNLAINIFIPLLIILGGMGFLVQVNVLAWLRDRRNQLSTNTRISLAMTFFLLLSAPVLFGLMEWNNPATLGGLPLRDKLLAAWFQGVTPRTAGFNTLDYAQMTFAGLFYSMLLMLIGGNSGSTAGGIKTNTVFVMVVSAWSLIRGRKDAVVFDRRLGTDIILRAMSVGLLSLVMLALGILLLLLLNSHGEGELSFIQLVFEAVSAFATVGLSMNATALLNPAQELVIIALMFLGRIGPLTLAVAFAQRELPPPVRYPQTSEVLIG; this is translated from the coding sequence ATGAACAGCGCCTTTTCTCTCCACTTCCGCAGGTTCGGTCTGAGCCGGTTCAGTCCGGCCCAACTGATTGCCCTCACCTTCGGCGCCGCGATTCTGGGCGGCACGCTGCTGCTGTGGCTGCCGCTGAGCCATGAGCCCGGACAAACGGTCAGCTTGCTGCAGGCCCTGTTTATGGCAACCAGCGCCGTGTGCGTGACCGGGCTGGGAGTGGTGGACATCGGCACTACCTTTTCGCCGTTCGGTGAGGCCGTCATGCTGCTGCTGGTGCAGTTCGGCGGGCTGGGGCTGATTACGGTGGGCACCATGACCGCGCTGCTGCTGCGCCGCCGGGTGGGCGTCCGCAGCCGTCTGAACGCCGCCCAGCAGGTCAACGCGTCCCGCCTGGGCGAAGCGCCCGCGCTGGTACGCACGGTGGTTCTCAGCGCACTGGCCATCGAGCTGGCAGGCGCCCTGCTGCTGGCCCCCGACTTCATCGCACGCGAGGGCCTGCAGCGCGGACTGTATTACGCGCTGTTCCACTCGGTCAGCGCCTTTAACAACGCCGGGTTCAGCCTCTACCCCACCGGCCTGACTGGGCTGGTCGGCAACCTGGCCATCAATATCTTTATTCCACTGCTGATTATCCTGGGCGGCATGGGGTTTCTGGTCCAGGTCAACGTCCTGGCGTGGCTGCGCGACCGGCGCAACCAGCTGAGCACCAACACCCGCATTTCGCTGGCCATGACATTTTTCTTGCTGCTGAGCGCCCCGGTGCTGTTCGGGCTGATGGAGTGGAACAACCCTGCCACGCTGGGCGGTTTGCCGCTGCGCGACAAGTTGCTGGCGGCCTGGTTTCAGGGGGTCACACCGCGCACGGCCGGCTTCAATACTCTCGACTACGCGCAGATGACTTTCGCGGGCCTGTTCTACTCCATGCTGCTGATGCTGATTGGTGGCAACTCCGGCTCCACAGCCGGCGGGATCAAGACCAATACGGTGTTCGTGATGGTGGTCAGTGCCTGGTCCCTGATCCGGGGCCGCAAGGACGCGGTGGTGTTCGACCGGCGCCTAGGCACCGACATCATCCTGCGGGCCATGAGCGTGGGCCTGCTCAGCCTGGTGATGCTGGCCCTGGGGATTTTGCTGCTGCTGCTGCTGAACAGCCACGGCGAGGGCGAACTGAGCTTCATTCAGCTGGTGTTCGAAGCGGTCAGCGCTTTCGCCACGGTGGGCCTAAGCATGAATGCCACGGCCCTGCTGAATCCGGCACAGGAACTGGTCATCATCGCCCTGATGTTCCTGGGCCGCATCGGGCCGCTGACCCTGGCGGTGGCCTTTGCACAGCGCGAACTGCCGCCGCCAGTACGCTACCCCCAAACCAGTGAAGTGCTGATTGGCTAA
- a CDS encoding phosphoenolpyruvate carboxylase encodes MALNRDVSTLGRLLGQVLREQEGEAFFELVEKTRALVREVRAGGDSAELSGLLRGLSREEASNLARAFSWYFQLVNLAEEYERVRVLRERQGTRPQSLLQAVEELHRQGLSAAEAHELLATLQLELTFTAHPTEMRRRTVRQHLVDVVEQLPRLDEEEAQERVLAHIEALWGTPELRRIKPTVADEVKAGLTYISSIARALPVLERDLDRAFAAVYGERGAAGISTQLPLRFSSWMGGDRDGNPFVTPQATRAALELHRQRARDLLAAALRQAYADVSQEDLQAGEGQPTYRDELLALFQAVQRGEAADLSPRLGRVYRQLLEQGQRRTAEELLLPALTLARVFGQHLVSLDIREHSSQTGRAVAELLQASGVTQDYLALDEDARLALLSAELRSRRPLWPAGEPLTETLETAIGPIREVQAAAREVGPAAFGHYVVSMSESVSDVLEPLLLAREVGFRILPVPLFETLDDLEGAPDIVARLLALPEYRAHLGSDVQEIMLGYSDSNKDAGFLAANWALHEAQRRISAVCREAGVRWRFFHGRGTSIGRGGGPASRAILGQPAGTIDAGLRITEQGEALADKYSHPVLARRNLEQALYGMIVAAARPPQDPPAEWMDALDRAARAAAAAYRAFVQDPAFLPFFEQVTPIHEISRLNIASRPVRRPGNPTLSNLRAIPWVMSWTQTRANLPGWYGLNIGLREIGTEQARQMYAEWPFFRAVLDNAQMSLAKTDPAIFREYAALLAGADTPEAVEGGRALAGIIEEAYRDTVALVGEVVGGELLAREPRLAQSILLRNPYVDPIHRIQIELLRRARAEEGGLDRYEHALMLTLQGISAGVRNTG; translated from the coding sequence ATGGCACTGAACCGTGATGTGAGTACGCTGGGCCGCCTGCTGGGCCAGGTCCTGCGCGAACAGGAAGGCGAAGCCTTTTTCGAACTGGTCGAGAAGACCCGCGCCCTGGTCCGGGAGGTGCGGGCCGGCGGCGACTCTGCCGAGCTGAGCGGACTGCTGCGTGGCCTGAGCCGGGAGGAGGCGTCCAACCTAGCCCGTGCGTTCAGCTGGTACTTTCAGCTGGTCAACCTGGCCGAGGAATATGAGCGGGTCCGTGTGCTGCGGGAGCGCCAGGGCACCCGGCCTCAGAGCCTGCTTCAGGCCGTAGAGGAACTGCACCGCCAGGGCCTGAGCGCTGCCGAGGCCCATGAGCTGCTCGCCACCCTGCAACTGGAACTCACCTTTACCGCGCACCCCACCGAGATGCGCCGCCGCACGGTGCGCCAGCATCTGGTGGACGTGGTGGAGCAGTTGCCCCGCCTGGACGAGGAAGAAGCCCAGGAGCGCGTGCTGGCCCATATCGAAGCGCTGTGGGGCACGCCGGAGCTACGCCGCATCAAGCCCACCGTGGCCGACGAGGTCAAGGCGGGCCTGACCTACATCTCGTCTATCGCCCGCGCTCTGCCGGTGCTGGAGCGTGACCTGGACCGCGCCTTTGCGGCCGTGTACGGCGAACGCGGCGCCGCCGGCATCTCTACGCAGCTGCCGCTGCGGTTCAGTTCCTGGATGGGCGGCGACCGCGACGGCAACCCCTTCGTGACGCCGCAGGCCACCCGCGCCGCGCTGGAACTGCACCGCCAGCGGGCCCGCGACCTGCTGGCAGCGGCGCTGCGCCAGGCCTACGCCGACGTGAGCCAGGAAGACCTCCAAGCCGGCGAGGGTCAGCCCACCTACCGTGACGAACTGCTGGCCCTGTTTCAGGCGGTGCAGCGCGGTGAGGCGGCCGACCTCTCCCCACGCCTGGGCAGGGTGTACCGGCAGTTGCTGGAACAGGGCCAGCGCCGCACCGCTGAGGAACTGCTGCTCCCAGCGCTGACGCTGGCCCGCGTGTTCGGGCAGCATCTGGTGAGCCTGGATATCCGGGAGCATTCCAGCCAGACCGGCAGGGCAGTGGCGGAACTGCTGCAGGCCTCCGGGGTGACGCAAGATTACCTGGCGCTGGACGAGGACGCCCGGCTGGCTCTACTGAGTGCCGAACTGCGCTCCCGCCGCCCGCTGTGGCCGGCCGGCGAGCCGCTCACGGAGACTCTTGAGACGGCCATCGGACCCATCCGCGAGGTGCAGGCGGCCGCCCGTGAAGTCGGCCCGGCGGCATTCGGCCATTACGTGGTTTCCATGTCCGAAAGTGTGAGCGACGTGCTGGAGCCGCTACTGCTGGCCCGCGAGGTGGGGTTCCGCATCCTGCCGGTCCCGCTTTTTGAAACCCTGGACGACCTGGAGGGTGCCCCGGACATCGTGGCCCGGCTGCTGGCCTTGCCCGAGTACCGCGCCCACCTGGGCAGCGACGTGCAGGAAATCATGCTGGGCTACTCGGATTCCAACAAGGACGCCGGCTTTCTGGCCGCCAACTGGGCGCTGCACGAGGCCCAGCGCCGTATCAGCGCGGTGTGCCGTGAGGCAGGCGTGCGCTGGCGCTTTTTCCACGGGCGCGGCACTTCTATCGGGCGTGGGGGCGGTCCAGCCAGCCGCGCCATTCTGGGCCAGCCGGCCGGCACCATCGACGCGGGCCTGCGGATCACCGAGCAGGGAGAAGCCCTGGCCGACAAGTACAGCCATCCGGTGCTGGCGCGCCGCAATCTGGAGCAGGCGCTGTACGGCATGATCGTGGCCGCTGCCCGTCCACCCCAGGACCCGCCAGCCGAGTGGATGGACGCGCTGGACCGCGCCGCCCGCGCCGCTGCGGCTGCCTACCGCGCCTTCGTACAGGACCCGGCCTTCTTGCCCTTTTTCGAGCAGGTCACGCCGATTCACGAAATCAGCCGCCTGAACATCGCCAGCCGCCCGGTACGCCGGCCCGGCAACCCCACCCTGAGCAACCTGCGTGCCATTCCCTGGGTGATGAGCTGGACGCAGACCCGCGCCAACCTGCCGGGGTGGTACGGCCTGAATATCGGCCTGCGCGAAATCGGAACTGAGCAGGCCCGGCAGATGTATGCCGAGTGGCCCTTTTTCCGCGCTGTGCTGGACAACGCCCAGATGAGCCTGGCCAAAACCGACCCAGCCATCTTCCGCGAGTACGCCGCGCTGCTGGCCGGGGCCGATACTCCCGAAGCTGTGGAGGGCGGTCGGGCGCTGGCCGGCATTATTGAGGAAGCGTACCGCGACACGGTAGCGTTGGTGGGTGAGGTGGTGGGCGGTGAGCTGCTGGCGCGGGAGCCGCGGCTGGCCCAGAGCATCCTGCTGCGCAATCCCTACGTGGACCCCATCCACCGCATCCAGATTGAATTGCTGCGCCGCGCCCGTGCCGAGGAAGGTGGCCTGGACCGCTACGAGCACGCGCTGATGCTGACGCTACAGGGGATTTCGGCCGGGGTGCGCAATACCGGCTGA
- a CDS encoding DIP1984 family protein, producing MKLAEALILRADLQKRLAQVAARLSQNVLVQEGDAPAEDPSALLAEHAELTAQLGQLIPAIHLTNLTTRLADGRTLTQALTERDLLDGRLGLLRQTAENASVQQQRFGGSEIRWVPAVSIPQLQRQIDALAKLRRELDTALQQANWLTDLQEG from the coding sequence ATGAAACTGGCTGAAGCCCTGATTCTCCGCGCCGACCTGCAAAAGCGCCTGGCTCAGGTGGCTGCCCGCCTAAGCCAGAATGTGCTGGTGCAAGAAGGTGACGCTCCCGCTGAAGACCCGTCAGCGCTGCTGGCCGAACATGCCGAGCTGACGGCGCAGCTGGGGCAGCTGATTCCTGCCATTCACCTCACCAATCTCACCACCCGGCTGGCCGATGGCCGCACGCTGACCCAGGCCCTGACCGAGCGTGACTTGCTGGACGGACGTCTTGGCCTGCTGCGCCAGACCGCCGAAAATGCCTCGGTGCAGCAGCAGCGTTTTGGCGGCAGCGAAATCCGCTGGGTGCCTGCTGTGAGTATCCCGCAGTTGCAGCGCCAGATCGACGCTCTTGCCAAGCTCCGCCGCGAGCTGGATACCGCCTTGCAGCAGGCCAACTGGCTGACTGACCTGCAAGAAGGCTAG
- a CDS encoding replication-associated recombination protein A has translation MTLFDPPAPLAERLRPRTVAEVVGQTHLLGPGKPLTRLLNSGRLPSLILWGPPGVGKTTLARLVAGEVGSHFIGLSAVSAGVKDVREAVLEAEARRGRGQKTVLFLDEIHRFNKAQQDALLPHVESGLLTLIGATTENPSFEVNPALRSRARTLVLEALSKDDIRALLERALTDPRGLEGVRMEPEALELLARLADGDGRRALGTLEAAAVLANPVTEEAVTEAFGKHLPAMDKGGEDFYNLISALHKSVRGSHVDASLYWLARMLEGGADPLYVARRIVRIAAEDVGLADPQALRLAVAARDTAEFLGRPEGDLALAQAVVYLALAPKSNSVYTAWKRVVRAVQEGETLPVPLHLRNAPTELMKGQGYGKGYAYYFDDPAGSFAQAYLPQGAELDLYRPGTEGWEGRVQERWRKLREAHGEGEQETEN, from the coding sequence ATGACGCTGTTCGACCCGCCCGCGCCCCTGGCTGAACGCCTGCGCCCCCGCACCGTAGCGGAAGTGGTGGGACAGACCCACCTGCTAGGTCCCGGCAAGCCGCTGACCCGCCTGCTGAACTCAGGCCGACTGCCTTCCCTGATTCTGTGGGGGCCGCCAGGCGTAGGCAAAACCACTCTAGCCCGGCTGGTGGCCGGCGAAGTGGGCAGCCACTTTATAGGGCTGTCGGCAGTGAGTGCCGGTGTCAAGGACGTGCGCGAGGCTGTCTTGGAAGCTGAGGCGCGGCGCGGGCGGGGACAGAAGACGGTGCTGTTTCTGGATGAAATCCACCGCTTCAACAAGGCGCAGCAAGACGCCCTGCTGCCCCACGTGGAATCAGGCTTGCTGACCCTGATCGGCGCGACCACCGAGAATCCCAGCTTTGAGGTGAACCCGGCCCTGCGCTCGCGGGCGCGGACCCTGGTACTGGAAGCACTGAGCAAAGATGACATTCGGGCGCTGCTGGAGCGGGCACTGACCGACCCGCGTGGACTGGAAGGCGTGAGGATGGAGCCGGAGGCGCTGGAGCTGCTGGCCCGCCTGGCCGACGGGGACGGACGCCGCGCTCTGGGCACGCTCGAAGCGGCCGCAGTGCTGGCCAACCCGGTGACCGAAGAAGCCGTCACCGAAGCGTTCGGCAAGCACCTGCCTGCGATGGACAAGGGCGGCGAGGACTTTTACAACCTGATCTCGGCCCTGCACAAGTCGGTGCGCGGCAGCCATGTGGACGCCTCGCTGTACTGGCTGGCACGGATGCTGGAAGGCGGCGCAGACCCGCTGTATGTGGCCCGGCGAATCGTGAGGATTGCCGCTGAGGACGTGGGCCTGGCCGATCCACAGGCCCTGCGGCTGGCCGTTGCTGCCCGCGACACCGCCGAGTTCCTGGGCCGCCCCGAAGGTGACTTGGCGCTGGCGCAGGCGGTGGTGTACCTGGCGCTGGCCCCCAAGAGCAACAGCGTGTACACCGCATGGAAACGGGTGGTCCGGGCGGTGCAGGAGGGCGAGACGTTGCCGGTGCCGCTCCACCTGCGTAACGCCCCTACCGAACTGATGAAAGGCCAGGGCTACGGCAAAGGCTACGCCTACTACTTCGACGACCCGGCCGGCTCGTTCGCGCAGGCCTATCTGCCGCAGGGGGCTGAGCTGGACCTGTACCGGCCCGGCACCGAGGGTTGGGAAGGCCGCGTGCAGGAGCGCTGGCGCAAGCTGCGCGAAGCGCACGGAGAAGGCGAACAAGAGACAGAGAACTAA
- the tuf gene encoding elongation factor Tu produces the protein MAKGTFERTKPHVNVGTIGHVDHGKTTLTAAITFTAAAMDDTVETLAYDQIDKAPEEKARGITINTSHVEYNTEGRHYSHVDCPGHADYVKNMITGAAQMDGAILVVSSADGPMPQTREHILLARQVGVPYIVVFMNKVDMVDDEELLELVEMEVRELLSNYEFPGDDLPIVKGSALKALEALQANPKTARGQDEWVDRIWELLDAIDSYIPTPERDTDKAFLMPVEDVFTITGRGTVATGRVERGIVKVGDEVEIVGLTDTKKTTVTGVEMHRKLLDSGMAGDNVGVLLRGVSRDDVERGQVLAKPGSITPHTQFEASVYVLSKDEGGRHSAFFGGYRPQFYFRTTDVTGVVELKEGVEMVMPGDNVEFTVELIKPIAMEEGLRFAIREGGRTVGAGVVTKVIK, from the coding sequence ATGGCAAAAGGTACGTTTGAACGCACCAAGCCCCACGTGAACGTGGGCACCATCGGACACGTTGACCACGGCAAGACCACCCTGACCGCGGCCATTACCTTCACCGCTGCTGCGATGGACGACACCGTCGAAACCCTGGCTTACGACCAGATCGACAAGGCCCCCGAAGAAAAGGCCCGTGGTATCACCATCAACACCAGCCACGTTGAATACAACACCGAAGGCCGCCACTACTCCCACGTGGACTGCCCCGGTCACGCCGACTACGTCAAGAACATGATCACCGGCGCAGCCCAGATGGACGGCGCTATCCTGGTCGTCAGCTCCGCTGACGGCCCCATGCCCCAGACCCGTGAGCACATCCTGCTCGCCCGTCAGGTCGGTGTGCCCTACATCGTCGTGTTCATGAACAAGGTCGACATGGTTGACGACGAAGAACTGCTCGAGCTGGTCGAGATGGAAGTCCGCGAACTGCTCAGCAACTACGAGTTCCCCGGCGACGATCTGCCCATCGTTAAGGGCAGCGCCCTCAAGGCCCTCGAAGCCCTGCAGGCCAACCCCAAGACCGCCCGCGGTCAGGACGAGTGGGTCGACCGCATCTGGGAACTGCTGGACGCCATCGACTCCTACATCCCCACCCCTGAGCGCGACACCGACAAGGCTTTCCTGATGCCCGTCGAAGACGTGTTCACCATCACCGGCCGCGGTACTGTGGCAACCGGCCGCGTGGAACGCGGCATCGTGAAGGTGGGCGACGAAGTGGAAATCGTGGGTCTGACCGACACCAAGAAGACCACCGTGACCGGCGTGGAAATGCACCGCAAGCTGCTGGACAGCGGCATGGCGGGCGACAACGTGGGCGTGCTGCTGCGTGGCGTGAGCCGTGACGACGTGGAACGTGGTCAGGTACTGGCGAAGCCCGGCAGCATCACCCCCCACACCCAGTTCGAAGCCAGCGTGTACGTGCTGAGCAAGGACGAAGGTGGACGTCACAGCGCGTTCTTCGGTGGCTACCGTCCCCAGTTCTACTTCCGGACCACGGACGTGACCGGTGTGGTGGAGCTGAAAGAAGGCGTGGAAATGGTGATGCCCGGCGATAACGTCGAGTTCACCGTGGAACTGATCAAGCCGATCGCCATGGAAGAAGGCCTGCGCTTCGCCATCCGCGAAGGTGGCCGTACCGTCGGCGCTGGCGTTGTGACCAAGGTCATCAAGTAA
- the rpsJ gene encoding 30S ribosomal protein S10: MVAPKIRIKLRGFDHRALDQSASKIVDTVRRTGADVSGPVPLPTRIRRFCVLRSPFIDKDSREHFEIRTHNRLVDIKNPTKKTIDSLMTLDLPTGVDIEIKTVGGGA, translated from the coding sequence ATGGTAGCTCCCAAGATTCGTATCAAACTGCGTGGTTTCGACCACCGTGCGCTGGACCAGTCTGCGAGCAAGATCGTGGATACCGTCCGCCGCACTGGCGCAGATGTGAGCGGCCCTGTGCCGCTGCCCACCCGTATCCGCCGTTTCTGCGTGCTGCGTAGCCCCTTTATCGACAAGGACAGCCGCGAGCACTTCGAAATCCGGACCCACAACCGTCTGGTGGACATCAAGAACCCCACCAAAAAGACCATCGATAGCCTGATGACCCTGGACCTGCCGACCGGCGTGGACATTGAAATCAAGACGGTGGGAGGCGGCGCATGA
- the rplC gene encoding 50S ribosomal protein L3 encodes MKGILGTKIGMTQIWKDDRAVPVTVILAGPCPVVQRKTNEVDGYEAVQIGFGDRKEKGLNKPQLGHLKKADISPVRYLREFRDFSPEGDEVRVDVFGEGEKIDVTGTSKGKGFQGVMKRWNFAGGPASHGAKKWHRRPGSIGQRKTPGRVYKGKKMAGHMGDERVTVQNLEVVEVRPDENLILVKGAVPGANGGLVILRGAVKGGQ; translated from the coding sequence ATGAAGGGCATCCTCGGAACCAAAATCGGCATGACGCAAATCTGGAAAGATGACCGCGCCGTGCCCGTGACGGTGATTCTGGCTGGCCCCTGCCCCGTGGTTCAGCGCAAGACCAACGAAGTGGACGGCTACGAAGCCGTGCAGATTGGCTTTGGCGACCGCAAGGAAAAGGGCCTGAACAAGCCTCAGCTGGGTCACCTGAAAAAGGCCGACATCAGCCCTGTGCGTTACCTGCGCGAGTTCCGCGACTTCAGCCCTGAAGGCGACGAAGTACGCGTGGACGTATTTGGTGAAGGCGAGAAAATCGATGTCACCGGTACCAGCAAGGGTAAGGGTTTCCAGGGCGTCATGAAGCGCTGGAACTTCGCCGGTGGTCCCGCCAGCCACGGTGCCAAGAAGTGGCACCGCCGCCCCGGTTCCATCGGTCAGCGTAAGACCCCTGGCCGCGTGTACAAAGGCAAGAAGATGGCCGGCCACATGGGTGACGAGCGCGTCACCGTCCAGAACCTGGAAGTGGTGGAAGTGCGCCCCGACGAGAACCTGATCCTGGTCAAGGGCGCTGTGCCCGGAGCCAATGGCGGCCTGGTGATTCTGCGCGGCGCCGTTAAGGGAGGCCAGTGA
- the rplD gene encoding 50S ribosomal protein L4, which produces MAQIQVVGKNGGRSIELELPEVNPHVLHEVVTWQLAGRRRGTASTKTRAQVARTGRKMFSQKGTGNARHGDRTVPTFVGGGVAFGPKPRDYSYTLPRKVRQLGLAMALADRQAAGMLTAVDGYDLDGKTKSFVQWAKDNGMDGSEKVLIVTDDANVLRSARNVSWATVLPVAGLNTYDILRHDRLVIDAVALEPAQEMQEEAQQ; this is translated from the coding sequence ATGGCTCAGATTCAAGTTGTTGGTAAGAACGGCGGCCGCTCGATTGAGCTGGAACTGCCGGAAGTGAACCCCCACGTGCTGCATGAGGTTGTGACCTGGCAGCTGGCCGGTCGCCGCCGCGGCACCGCCAGCACCAAGACGCGGGCTCAGGTGGCCCGTACCGGCCGTAAGATGTTCTCTCAGAAGGGTACCGGTAACGCCCGTCACGGCGACCGTACCGTGCCGACCTTCGTGGGCGGTGGTGTGGCCTTCGGTCCCAAACCCCGCGACTACAGCTACACCCTGCCCCGCAAGGTGCGTCAGCTGGGTCTGGCCATGGCTCTGGCTGACCGTCAGGCCGCCGGCATGCTGACGGCTGTGGACGGCTACGACCTGGACGGCAAGACCAAGAGCTTCGTGCAGTGGGCCAAGGACAATGGCATGGACGGCAGCGAGAAAGTCCTGATCGTCACCGACGACGCGAATGTTCTGCGTAGCGCCCGTAACGTGTCCTGGGCAACCGTGCTGCCGGTGGCTGGTCTGAACACCTACGACATCCTGCGCCATGACCGCCTGGTAATTGACGCCGTGGCCCTGGAACCTGCTCAGGAGATGCAAGAGGAGGCCCAGCAGTGA
- a CDS encoding 50S ribosomal protein L23 — protein sequence MSHYDIIQAPVVSEKAFAGMEKGVYSFWVSPKATKPEIRDAIQKAFGVQVTGISTMNVRGKRKRVGRFMGQRNDRKKAVVRLADGQKIEALEGLV from the coding sequence GTGAGCCACTACGACATTATTCAGGCCCCTGTGGTCAGCGAGAAAGCTTTCGCCGGCATGGAAAAGGGCGTGTACTCGTTCTGGGTGTCCCCCAAGGCCACCAAGCCCGAAATCCGTGACGCCATCCAAAAGGCGTTCGGCGTACAGGTGACTGGAATCAGCACCATGAACGTGCGCGGCAAGCGCAAGCGTGTGGGCCGCTTTATGGGCCAGCGCAACGACCGTAAGAAGGCCGTGGTTCGTCTCGCCGATGGCCAGAAGATCGAAGCCCTCGAAGGACTGGTCTAA